Part of the Nitrospirota bacterium genome, GTCTGGGTCCTCGAGTATCTCGAACGGGAACGGCTGAAACCGATCGTGGCCGACCTGCGCGACGTGTATCCCAGGAAGGTCTATTACTTCACGGAATCCGGCCGCGTCTTGCTGAAGAGGATCAAGCGGGTCAAGAACCGGACGATCGAGGAGAGGGAGCGACGGTATCACGCCTCCTTGCAGCAGCGTCGGGCGGACGGCGAGGTTGCGTTGTTCTGAACAGGCGTGAAGCGCGGTCCGTATCTCGTTGTTCGTCCGGAGCGAGACCAGATACGCTTCACGAATTGCAGGATACGAGGGCTCATGTCAAAGATTCGCGTGTTGATCGTGGACGACTCGGCGCTGATGCGCCAAGTCCTGACCGAGTTGCTCTCGCAGGATCCGGAGATCCAGGTGGTGGGGACCGCCCAGGATCCCTATTTTGCCCGAGAGAAAATCAAGGTGCTCAACCCGGACGTGCTGACGTTGGACGTCGAGATGCCCAAGATGGATGGGTTGACGTTTCTCGAGAAACTCATGGTCGGCCATCCGATGCCGGTGGTCATGGTCAGTTCCCTCACCGAAGCCGGGTGCCAGACGACGCTGCACGCGCTGGAACTCGGGGCGGTGGACTTCATCACCAAGCCCCGGATCGGCCTGCGAAGCGGGATGGAAGAGCAGGCGCAGGAGCTCGTCGCCAAGGTCAAAGCCGCCGCAGTTGCGCGGGTTCGGGGCAAGGGGCAAGGGGCGAGGGGAGGAGCCCAACCTCTCGTCTCTCGCCCCACGCCTCTCGCCTCATCCGCGATGCTCAAGACGACCGATACGATCATCGCCATCGGGGCCTCGACGGGCGGGACCGAGGCGATTCGGGAACTGCTGGAGGTCCTGCCGCCGAACACGCCTCCGATCGTGATCACCCAGCACATGCCGGAGAAGTTCACGAAGACTTTTGCCAATCGTCTCGACGCCCTCTGCCGGATCTCGGTCAGGGAGGCGGAGGACGGCGACAGTGTCCTTCCCGGCCATGCGCTCATTGCCCCGGGGAATTACCACATGACGTTGTCCCGGAGCGGGGCGCGATACCGTGTCAGGCTGAACCAGGCCCCGCCGGTGAACCGGCACCGTCCCTCGGTGGACGTGATGTTCCACTCGGTGGCGGAGTATGCCGGCGCCAACAGTGTCGGGGTGATCCTGACCGGCATGGGGGGAGACGGGGCGCGCGGGCTGCTCGCGATGAAGCAGGCCGGCGCCTACACGGTGGCGCAGGACGAAAGCACCTGCGTCGTGTTCGGCATGCCCAAAGAAGCGATCAAGTTGGGAGGGGTGGACAGCGTGGTCCCGCTTCCCTGCATGGCGTCGCACCTCCTCTCGCGGTTGCGGAGCGCCGCGTAGCCTGCCGGCTGCGCTTCAGCCTGAGCCTCCCCTCTTTCGTCGTACGGTCTTAATCGAACCCGTCTCGTTTGACACGTTCTCCCAGGCGTTTCTATAATCCGGCGCCTTTGTAGTCGTCAGGGGGACAGGGACGTTGATGGCGCGCGCAGACCAGAAATCGGCGGTGATCGGGGCCGGGGCCTGGGGCACCACCCTGGCCCGGCACCTGGCCGGGAAGGGCGGGGAGGTTTCCCTCTGGGCGTATGAGCCGGAGGTGGTGGAGGCGGTCAACCACAAGCGGGAGAATACGCTCTTTCTCCCCGGTGTAAGCCTGCCTCCGTCGCTGACTGCGACCGGTTCGCTGGCCGGCGCGGTGCGCGGCGCCGAGTTGCTCGTCTTTGCCGTGCCGTCGCACGCAGCCCGATCCGTGCTGCGTCAACTGGGGCCGCTGTTATCCGGGCCCGTGCCGCTGGTCAGCGCCACAAAGGGGATCGAAGAAGAGACGCTCAAGGTGATGACGCAGGTCATGGAGGAGATTCTTCCGGCCGCGATGCGGAAACGACTCGCCGTCCTGTCCGGCCCCAGCTTCGCCGCGGAGGTCTGCCGGGGACAACCGACCGCCGTGACCCTGGCGGGGGAGGACGAGGAGTTGGTGGCCCGGCTCCAACCCCTGCTGATGACCCCCCTGTTCCGGGTCTACAGGGGAAGCGACCCGCTCGGCGTCCAGTTGGGCGGGGCCCTCAAGAACGTCGTCGCGCTGGGCGCCGGCATCGTGGATGGGTTGGATCTCGGACACAATGCGCGGGCCGCACTGATCACGCGCGGCCTGGCCGAGATGGTCCGGCTCGGCACCGCGATGGGGGCCCATTTGCGAACTTTCTACGGTTTGTCGGGGATCGGGGATCTGGTCCTGACCTGCACGGGTGCCTTGAGCCGGAACCGAACGGTGGGCGTCCGGCTCGGCAAGGGAGAATCGCTGGCGGGGATTCTGAACGACATGCACGCGGTCGCCGAGGGGGTCCGGACCGCCAGAGCGGCGAAGGGGCTGGCCATCAAGTACGGAGTGGAGATGCCCATCGTGCAGGAGGTCTGTTCGGTTCTGTTCGAAGGAAAACCCTGCGCCCGCGCCGTGATGGATTTGATGGAGCGCTCGGCCAAATCCGAAGAAGGCGGGTAGCGGCTCGTCGAACCGGAATAGCGGATGGATCGTCGTCGTCTCACGAAGCTTTTAAAGGATCTCAGAAGCGGCAAGCTCGACGTCGAAGAGACCGTGGAGCGGCTGCGCACCCTTCCGTACGAGGATCTGGGCTTCGCCTCGCTCGACCATCATCGGACGATCCGGCAGGGATTCCCGGAGGTCATCTTTTGCGAGGGGAAGACCAGGGCTCAGGTCGTGGCCATCGCGCGGGGGCTCTTGCGCAAGGGCGGCACGCTCCTGGCCACCCGCGTGGAGCCGGCGGTGGCCCGCGCGCTGATCCGGCTGGATCCGCGGGCCCTCCACGAGGAGGCGGCCCGGGCCGTGGTGATCCAAAAGCGGAAGCCGGTCGCCAGGGGAGACATCCTGATCGTCACCGCGGGGACGGCCGACATCCCGGTCGCCGAGGAGGCGAGGGTCACGGCCGAGGTGATGGGCAGCCGCGTGGAATGTCTCTACGACGTCGGCGTGGCCGGGATTCACCGTGTGCTGCGCCGCCATGACCGCTTGCTGCGCGCCCGAGCCCTCGTCGTCGTCGCGGGGATGGACGGGGTGTTGCCCAGCGTCGTCGGCGGCCTGGTGGACCGGCCGGTCATCGCCGTGCCCACCAGCCGGGGCTACGGGGCCAGCTTCGGCGGTCTGGCGGCCTTGCTGACCATGCTGAACGCCTGTGCGGCCGGAATCGGCGTCATGAACATCGACAACGGGTTCGGGGCCGGCGTCCTGGCCCACCGGATCAATCTGCTCGGCGAAGCGCCGCGGGCAGGAGGCTAGGGGCTAGAGGTTCGTGGGGACGGGTGAATGCTTTCCCTCTCGCCCCGTGCCCCGTGCCTCTCACCGGTCATTTGACGTCGATCGTTCCACGCTTGGGCCAGGAGACCATCTG contains:
- a CDS encoding NAD(P)H-dependent glycerol-3-phosphate dehydrogenase; the protein is MARADQKSAVIGAGAWGTTLARHLAGKGGEVSLWAYEPEVVEAVNHKRENTLFLPGVSLPPSLTATGSLAGAVRGAELLVFAVPSHAARSVLRQLGPLLSGPVPLVSATKGIEEETLKVMTQVMEEILPAAMRKRLAVLSGPSFAAEVCRGQPTAVTLAGEDEELVARLQPLLMTPLFRVYRGSDPLGVQLGGALKNVVALGAGIVDGLDLGHNARAALITRGLAEMVRLGTAMGAHLRTFYGLSGIGDLVLTCTGALSRNRTVGVRLGKGESLAGILNDMHAVAEGVRTARAAKGLAIKYGVEMPIVQEVCSVLFEGKPCARAVMDLMERSAKSEEGG
- a CDS encoding chemotaxis response regulator protein-glutamate methylesterase codes for the protein MSKIRVLIVDDSALMRQVLTELLSQDPEIQVVGTAQDPYFAREKIKVLNPDVLTLDVEMPKMDGLTFLEKLMVGHPMPVVMVSSLTEAGCQTTLHALELGAVDFITKPRIGLRSGMEEQAQELVAKVKAAAVARVRGKGQGARGGAQPLVSRPTPLASSAMLKTTDTIIAIGASTGGTEAIRELLEVLPPNTPPIVITQHMPEKFTKTFANRLDALCRISVREAEDGDSVLPGHALIAPGNYHMTLSRSGARYRVRLNQAPPVNRHRPSVDVMFHSVAEYAGANSVGVILTGMGGDGARGLLAMKQAGAYTVAQDESTCVVFGMPKEAIKLGGVDSVVPLPCMASHLLSRLRSAA
- the larB gene encoding nickel pincer cofactor biosynthesis protein LarB, with protein sequence MDRRRLTKLLKDLRSGKLDVEETVERLRTLPYEDLGFASLDHHRTIRQGFPEVIFCEGKTRAQVVAIARGLLRKGGTLLATRVEPAVARALIRLDPRALHEEAARAVVIQKRKPVARGDILIVTAGTADIPVAEEARVTAEVMGSRVECLYDVGVAGIHRVLRRHDRLLRARALVVVAGMDGVLPSVVGGLVDRPVIAVPTSRGYGASFGGLAALLTMLNACAAGIGVMNIDNGFGAGVLAHRINLLGEAPRAGG